A region of Sparus aurata chromosome 8, fSpaAur1.1, whole genome shotgun sequence DNA encodes the following proteins:
- the morf4l1 gene encoding mortality factor 4-like protein 1 isoform X2 yields MRGAAPNKKIPPAPQKNDVKTKKNKQKTPGAGEGTSSGGDPTHPPRKKRARVDPTVESEETFINRVEVKVKIPEELKPWLVDDWDLITRQKQLFHLPAKKNVDAVLEDYANYKKSRGNSDSKEFAVNEVVAGVREYFNVMLGTQLLYKFERPQYADILANHPDTSMSQIYGAPHLLRLFVRIGAMLAYTPLDEKSLALLLSYLQDFLKYLVKNSASLFNASDYEVAPPEYHRKAV; encoded by the exons ATGAGGGGTGCTGCGCCGAATAAGAAGATACCTCCTGCACCGCAGAAGAATGATGT gaaaaccaaaaagaacaaacaaaaga CTCCTGGTGCAGGAGAAGGGACGAGTTCAGGAGGAGATCCAACCCATCCTCCTCGAAAGAAGAGGGCACGTGTCGACCCAACAGTTGAAAGC GAGGAGACCTTCATAAATCGAGTGGAGGTTAAAGTAAAAATACCAGAGGAGCTGAAACCGTGGCTTGTGGATGACTGGGACCTAATTACAAGGCAAAAACAG CTTTTCCACCTACCTGCCAAAAAGAACGTTGATGCAGTCCTTGAAGATTATGCAAACTACAAGAAATCGAGAGGAAACTCTGACAGCAA AGAGTTTGCCGTGAACGAGGTGGTTGCTGGTGTCCGGGAATATTTCAATGTCATGCTTGGGACGCAACTTCTCTACAAATTCGAGAGGCCGCAGTACGCGGACATCCTGGCCAACCACCCAGATACATCTATGTCTCAGATCTACGGCGCTCCTCACTTACTAAGACTCTTTG TGAGGATCGGAGCCATGCTTGCGTACACTCCCCTGGACGAGAAGAGCCttgcactgctgctcagttatCTACAAGACTTTCTCAA GTATCTTGTAAAGAACTCTGCGTCGCTCTTCAATGCAAGTGACTATGAAGTTGCTCCTCCAGAATACCACCGCAAGGCAGtctaa
- the pias1b gene encoding E3 SUMO-protein ligase PIAS1 isoform X2: MAESAELKQMVMSLRVSELQVLLGYAGRNKHGRKHELLTKALHLLKAGCSPAVQMKIKELYRRRFPIKMVSPVDLALPGVHSASSLPAGLAQLGFDSHGSPSPLLPVSLLGPKHELSLPHLPSSLHPVHPDVKLQRLPFYDVLDELIKPTSLASDNSQRFQEACYAFALTPQQVQQISSSMDISGTKCDFAVQVQLRFCLSETSCPQEDHFPPNLCVKVNGKPCNLPGYLPPTKNGVEPKRPSRPINITSLVRLSTTVPNTIVVSWTSEIGRSFSMAVYLVRQQSSAVLLQRLRSKGIRNPDHSRALIKEKLTADPESEIATTSLRVSLLCPLGKMRLTIPCRALTCSHLQCFDATLYIQMNEKKPTWVCPVCDKKAPYEHLIIDGLFMEILNSCSDCDEIQFKEDGNWSPMRSKREVQELSGSFNGVDSDSSRTDTHEQKRGSSHDNGKKVDVIDLTLDSSSEDELDDEPPPKRACPSLSPVSPPPNKGVLNLHSQASPVTRAPSMPPVETSYIPPPPPLIQDYRHYYHTTNDLPDLSFFSFLQGDNQHYNMVMAAAAAASASASEDHDLLLNRFLPYGSSQMLREQPGTPGSSTLAATNGGSNSGSTSSLVSSSSLRDRDKDRERDRDRDSHTISGLSRSSVEAAAAAAIYGSISDVISLD; the protein is encoded by the exons ATGGCGGAGAGTGCGGAACTGAAG CAAATGGTAATGAGCCTTCGAGTTTCGGAGCTCCAAGTGTTGTTGGGGTACGCAGGACGGAATAAGCACGGGCGCAAACACGAACTTTTGACCAAAGCTCTCCACCTACTCAAGGCTGGTTGCAGTCCTGCAGTGCAGATGAAGATTAAAGAGCTATACAGACGACGCTTCCCAATCAAAATGGTTTCACCGGTGGACCTGGCCCTGCCTGGTGTTCATTCTGCCTCCAGTCTGCCCGCCGGCCTTGCCCAGCTGGGATTTGACAGCCACGGATCCCCCTCGCCTCTGCTGCCTGTTTCTTTACTTGGCCCTAAGCATGAGCTGAGTTTGCCTCACCTGCCCTCCTCCCTACACCCTGTACACCCTGATGTCAAGCTCCAGAGATTGCCATTCTATGACGTGCTGGATGAGCTCATTAAGCCAACCAGCCTGG ccTCAGACAACAGTCAACGGTTCCAGGAAGCATGTTATGCCTTCGCATTAACACCACAGCAAGTTCAACAGATCAGCAGCTCCAT GGACATATCTGGGACCAAATGTGACTTTGCTGTTCAAGTTCAGTTAAG attttgtcTATCAGAGACAAGCTGTCCCCAGGAGGATCATTTCCCCCCTAATCTGTGTGTGAAGGTCAATGGCAAACCCTGTAATCTCCCA GGGTATCTTCCTCCAACCAAAAATGGAGTTGAACCAAAAAGGCCCAGTCGCCCGATCAACATAACCTCTCTTGTCCGTCTCTCCACCACAGTCCCCAACACAATTGTTGTGTCGTGGACTTCAGAAATTGGGAGG AGTTTTTCCATGGCTGTTTACTTGGTAAGACAGCAGTCATCTGCAGTGTTGTTGCAAAGACTACGCTCCAAAGGAATTAGGAACCCTGACCACTCAAGAGCTCTGA TCAAGGAGAAATTAACAGCTGATCCAGAGAGTGAGATCGCCACCACCAGTCTACGAGTCTCTCTCCTGTGTCCT CTTGGCAAAATGAGGCTGACGATCCCATGCAGAGCACTAACATGCTCTCACCTGCAGTGCTTCGATGCAACACTTTATATCCAAATGAATGAGAAGAAGCCAACCTGGGTGTGTCCAGTCTGTGACAAGAAAGCGCCATATGAGCACCTCATTATTGATGG GTTGTTCATGGAAATCTTGAATAGCTGTTCTGACTGCGATGAAATCCAGTTCAAAGAAGATGGGAACTGGTCCCCCATGAGGTCAAAGAGAGAGGTGCAGGAGTTGTCTGGTTCTTTCAATGGTGTGGACAGCG ATTCGTCTCGGACAGATACGCATGAGCAGAAACGGGGATCGTCTCATGACAATGGCAAGAAAGTTGATGTGATTGACCTGACACTGGATAGCTCCTCAGAGGATGAGCTAGACGATGAGCCGCCTCCTAAAAGGGCCTGTCCCTCACTGtcacctgtctctccacctccAAACAAAGG AGTACTGAACCTACACAGCCAGGCCTCACCTGTGACCAGAGCTCCCAGCATGCCCCCTGTGGAGACAAGCTACattcctccccctccacctcttATCCAGGACTATCGCCACTATTATCACACAACTAATGACCTGCCAG ATCTAagtttcttctccttcctccaaGGCGACAATCAG CATTACAACATGGTgatggctgcagcagcagctgcttcagcctcagcctcagagGACCACGACCTGCTGCTCAACCGTTTCCTGCCCTACGGCTCCTCTCAGATGTTACGGGAGCAGCCGGGCACCCCCGGGAGCAGCACACTGGCAGCCACCAACGGAGGCAGTAACAGTGGCAGCACCAGTAGTTTGGTGTCTTCCAGCAGTCTGCGAGACCGCgacaaagacagagagcgagacagagacagggacaGCCACACCATCTCAGGATTGTCAAGGTCCTCAGTGGAAGCTGCAGCGGCGGCAGCCATTTATGGCTCCATATCTGACGTTATCTCTCTTGACTAG
- the LOC115586224 gene encoding kinesin-like protein KIF23 yields MPLIKHPLSTHKENLRSVQMKEPSVIDDLLHNLPPLPSSELTDPHDDVTLPRLIEALQHRHRIRQMMIDEYSQAANVMNSMLQELDNNLISKDNLIHEQNGKLVEKDKIIQSNTSEIECLKKGTKMQEYKIDILQKMTKIYEDDKRSLEQELETKEQRLQREVSNKRRLEKHMHSVVRDTKLKCEKECDRRVNVIKLEMQNRLWVKEEKLKQLKAIVTEDRIPDRPDRPPCQMQPKQHLPAPRLPSPTPAPLPSPSPSTSSSSSPLPCPVDSPHVTPVPVSPTRPEEVEMNPRPDCPIPCTSSPLSVTGCISAWEQRSAEDSRQGHYSPCTPTRTQSPAGSSASQARRRAMCLTRKEEKSNSPQLNLNLIERSYRTITPVRPLHRHTRSTAGEKWVDHTPLTSIDLGTVLQPIIPRAIKVSEPSEKALSKCDRYVLTHQEVASDGEIQTKLIKGEVIKTRGGGQAVQFTDIETLKQEFTTVQSLKRKSSEGKPANGDRAEKDCTDVETRCSVAVEMRTGSNMGPGYEHQRINKRRKR; encoded by the exons ATGCCGCTGATTAAACATCCACTTTCAACACATAAG GAAAATCTAAGATCTGTACAAATGA AGGAGCCCTCTGTTATAGACGACCTGCTGCACAACCTCCCACCTCTACCCTCCAGTGAGCTTACTGACCCTCATGATGACGTCACCCTGCCCAGGTTGATCGAagctctgcagcacagacacaggATCAGACAGATGATGATTGATGAATACAGCCAAGCAG ccAACGTGATGAACTCCATGCTTCAGGAGCTGGACAACAACCTTATTTCAAAAGACAATTTGATTCATGAGCAAAATGGAAAACTGGTAGAGAAGGACAAAATCATCCAAAGCAACACATCAGAGATCGAATGCTTGAAGAAGGGAACCAAAATGCAAGAATACAAA ATCGACATCCTGCAGAAAATGACTAAAATCTATGAGGATGATAAGCGTTCACTTGAACAGGAGCTGGAGACCAAAGAGCAGAGGCTACAGAGGGAAGTGTCTAACAAGAGACGTTTGGAGAAGCACATGCACAGTGTGGTCAGAGACACCAAGCTCAAGTGTGAGAAAGAATGT GACAGACGTGTTAATGTGATAAAGTTGGAGATGCAAAACAGGCTCTGGGTGAAGGAGgagaaactgaagcagctcaaGGCCATCGTGACTGAAGACAGGATTCCAGATCGCCCTGATCGTCCACCGTGTCAGATGCAGCCAAAGCAACACCTCCCTGCACCGAGATTGCCCTCACCCACCCCTGCTCCCTTGCCCTCACCTTCACCTTCGACCTCGTCctcatcttctcctctccct TGCCCTGTTGATTCTCCCCATGTCACGCCAGTACCAGTCAGTCCCACCAGACCTGAGGAGGTTGAAATGAACCCAAGGCCCGACTGCCCCATCCCCTGCACCAGTAGCCCTTTGTCTGTGACGGGCTGCATCTCTGCGTGGGAGCAGCGGTCAGCCGAGGACAGCAGGCAGGGTCACTATTCCCCTTGTACACCAACGAGAACCCAGTCCCCAGCAGGCTCCTCAGCCAGCCAGGCCAGGAGGAGAGCTATGTGTTTGACTAGAAAGGAAGAGAAGTCCAACTCCCCTCAATTAAATTTAAACCTAATTGAGAGAAGCTACAGG ACGATTACCCCAGTAAGACCACTGCACCGCCACACACGCTCTACTGCTGGGGAGAAGTGGGTGGACCATACGCCCTTGACCAGTATAGACTTGGGTACTGTCTTGCAGCCCATCATCCCACGTGCCATCAAGGTTTCTGAACCGAGTGAGAAGGCCCTGTCAAAGTGTGACAGATATGTGTTAACACACCAGGAAGTTGCCTCTGATGGCGAGATACAGACCAAACTTATCAAG GGTGAGGTGATTAagaccagaggaggaggacaggctGTACAGTTCACCGACATTGAGACACTAAAACAGGAGTTCACAACTGTCCAAAG CCTCAAAAGAAAGTCTTCAGAAGGCAAACCTGCAAATGGAGATCGAGCAGAAAAAGACTGCACTGATGTGGAGACAAGG TGCTCTGTGGCTGTAGAGATGAGGACTGGATCAAACATGGGTCCTGGCTATGAGCATCAAAGGATCAATAA ACGCAGGAAACGCTAA
- the morf4l1 gene encoding mortality factor 4-like protein 1 isoform X1, with the protein MAPKQDPKPKFQEGERVLCFHGPLLYEAKCVKINIKDKQIKYFIHYSGWNKNWDEWVPESRVLKYVDSNLQKQKELQRANQDHYVEGRMRGAAPNKKIPPAPQKNDVKTKKNKQKTPGAGEGTSSGGDPTHPPRKKRARVDPTVESEETFINRVEVKVKIPEELKPWLVDDWDLITRQKQLFHLPAKKNVDAVLEDYANYKKSRGNSDSKEFAVNEVVAGVREYFNVMLGTQLLYKFERPQYADILANHPDTSMSQIYGAPHLLRLFVRIGAMLAYTPLDEKSLALLLSYLQDFLKYLVKNSASLFNASDYEVAPPEYHRKAV; encoded by the exons ATGGCGCCGAAACAGGACCCGAAACCTAAATTTCAAGAAG GTGAAAGAGTGCTGTGTTTTCATGGGCCATTGCTCTACGAAGCTAAG TGTGTTAAGATAAACATCAAggacaaacaaatcaaatattttattcattacaGCGGGTGGAATAAGAA CTGGGACGAATGGGTTCCTGAAAGCAGAGTGCTTAAGTATGTGGACAGTAAtctgcagaaacagaaagagcTTCAGAGGGCCAATCA AGACCATTATGTAGAAGGAAGAATGAGGGGTGCTGCGCCGAATAAGAAGATACCTCCTGCACCGCAGAAGAATGATGT gaaaaccaaaaagaacaaacaaaaga CTCCTGGTGCAGGAGAAGGGACGAGTTCAGGAGGAGATCCAACCCATCCTCCTCGAAAGAAGAGGGCACGTGTCGACCCAACAGTTGAAAGC GAGGAGACCTTCATAAATCGAGTGGAGGTTAAAGTAAAAATACCAGAGGAGCTGAAACCGTGGCTTGTGGATGACTGGGACCTAATTACAAGGCAAAAACAG CTTTTCCACCTACCTGCCAAAAAGAACGTTGATGCAGTCCTTGAAGATTATGCAAACTACAAGAAATCGAGAGGAAACTCTGACAGCAA AGAGTTTGCCGTGAACGAGGTGGTTGCTGGTGTCCGGGAATATTTCAATGTCATGCTTGGGACGCAACTTCTCTACAAATTCGAGAGGCCGCAGTACGCGGACATCCTGGCCAACCACCCAGATACATCTATGTCTCAGATCTACGGCGCTCCTCACTTACTAAGACTCTTTG TGAGGATCGGAGCCATGCTTGCGTACACTCCCCTGGACGAGAAGAGCCttgcactgctgctcagttatCTACAAGACTTTCTCAA GTATCTTGTAAAGAACTCTGCGTCGCTCTTCAATGCAAGTGACTATGAAGTTGCTCCTCCAGAATACCACCGCAAGGCAGtctaa
- the pias1b gene encoding E3 SUMO-protein ligase PIAS1 isoform X1, whose translation MCSLLPFKGLSLPCLGYLCSCFEHISEMKILWPWTGCMLQMVMSLRVSELQVLLGYAGRNKHGRKHELLTKALHLLKAGCSPAVQMKIKELYRRRFPIKMVSPVDLALPGVHSASSLPAGLAQLGFDSHGSPSPLLPVSLLGPKHELSLPHLPSSLHPVHPDVKLQRLPFYDVLDELIKPTSLASDNSQRFQEACYAFALTPQQVQQISSSMDISGTKCDFAVQVQLRFCLSETSCPQEDHFPPNLCVKVNGKPCNLPGYLPPTKNGVEPKRPSRPINITSLVRLSTTVPNTIVVSWTSEIGRSFSMAVYLVRQQSSAVLLQRLRSKGIRNPDHSRALIKEKLTADPESEIATTSLRVSLLCPLGKMRLTIPCRALTCSHLQCFDATLYIQMNEKKPTWVCPVCDKKAPYEHLIIDGLFMEILNSCSDCDEIQFKEDGNWSPMRSKREVQELSGSFNGVDSDSSRTDTHEQKRGSSHDNGKKVDVIDLTLDSSSEDELDDEPPPKRACPSLSPVSPPPNKGVLNLHSQASPVTRAPSMPPVETSYIPPPPPLIQDYRHYYHTTNDLPDLSFFSFLQGDNQHYNMVMAAAAAASASASEDHDLLLNRFLPYGSSQMLREQPGTPGSSTLAATNGGSNSGSTSSLVSSSSLRDRDKDRERDRDRDSHTISGLSRSSVEAAAAAAIYGSISDVISLD comes from the exons ATGTGCAGTCTGCTTCCATTCAAAGGGCTATCTCTGCCCTGTCTGGGCTATCTCTGTTCCTGCTTCGAGCATATCTcagaaatgaaaatattatGGCCATGGACAGGTTGCATGCTC CAAATGGTAATGAGCCTTCGAGTTTCGGAGCTCCAAGTGTTGTTGGGGTACGCAGGACGGAATAAGCACGGGCGCAAACACGAACTTTTGACCAAAGCTCTCCACCTACTCAAGGCTGGTTGCAGTCCTGCAGTGCAGATGAAGATTAAAGAGCTATACAGACGACGCTTCCCAATCAAAATGGTTTCACCGGTGGACCTGGCCCTGCCTGGTGTTCATTCTGCCTCCAGTCTGCCCGCCGGCCTTGCCCAGCTGGGATTTGACAGCCACGGATCCCCCTCGCCTCTGCTGCCTGTTTCTTTACTTGGCCCTAAGCATGAGCTGAGTTTGCCTCACCTGCCCTCCTCCCTACACCCTGTACACCCTGATGTCAAGCTCCAGAGATTGCCATTCTATGACGTGCTGGATGAGCTCATTAAGCCAACCAGCCTGG ccTCAGACAACAGTCAACGGTTCCAGGAAGCATGTTATGCCTTCGCATTAACACCACAGCAAGTTCAACAGATCAGCAGCTCCAT GGACATATCTGGGACCAAATGTGACTTTGCTGTTCAAGTTCAGTTAAG attttgtcTATCAGAGACAAGCTGTCCCCAGGAGGATCATTTCCCCCCTAATCTGTGTGTGAAGGTCAATGGCAAACCCTGTAATCTCCCA GGGTATCTTCCTCCAACCAAAAATGGAGTTGAACCAAAAAGGCCCAGTCGCCCGATCAACATAACCTCTCTTGTCCGTCTCTCCACCACAGTCCCCAACACAATTGTTGTGTCGTGGACTTCAGAAATTGGGAGG AGTTTTTCCATGGCTGTTTACTTGGTAAGACAGCAGTCATCTGCAGTGTTGTTGCAAAGACTACGCTCCAAAGGAATTAGGAACCCTGACCACTCAAGAGCTCTGA TCAAGGAGAAATTAACAGCTGATCCAGAGAGTGAGATCGCCACCACCAGTCTACGAGTCTCTCTCCTGTGTCCT CTTGGCAAAATGAGGCTGACGATCCCATGCAGAGCACTAACATGCTCTCACCTGCAGTGCTTCGATGCAACACTTTATATCCAAATGAATGAGAAGAAGCCAACCTGGGTGTGTCCAGTCTGTGACAAGAAAGCGCCATATGAGCACCTCATTATTGATGG GTTGTTCATGGAAATCTTGAATAGCTGTTCTGACTGCGATGAAATCCAGTTCAAAGAAGATGGGAACTGGTCCCCCATGAGGTCAAAGAGAGAGGTGCAGGAGTTGTCTGGTTCTTTCAATGGTGTGGACAGCG ATTCGTCTCGGACAGATACGCATGAGCAGAAACGGGGATCGTCTCATGACAATGGCAAGAAAGTTGATGTGATTGACCTGACACTGGATAGCTCCTCAGAGGATGAGCTAGACGATGAGCCGCCTCCTAAAAGGGCCTGTCCCTCACTGtcacctgtctctccacctccAAACAAAGG AGTACTGAACCTACACAGCCAGGCCTCACCTGTGACCAGAGCTCCCAGCATGCCCCCTGTGGAGACAAGCTACattcctccccctccacctcttATCCAGGACTATCGCCACTATTATCACACAACTAATGACCTGCCAG ATCTAagtttcttctccttcctccaaGGCGACAATCAG CATTACAACATGGTgatggctgcagcagcagctgcttcagcctcagcctcagagGACCACGACCTGCTGCTCAACCGTTTCCTGCCCTACGGCTCCTCTCAGATGTTACGGGAGCAGCCGGGCACCCCCGGGAGCAGCACACTGGCAGCCACCAACGGAGGCAGTAACAGTGGCAGCACCAGTAGTTTGGTGTCTTCCAGCAGTCTGCGAGACCGCgacaaagacagagagcgagacagagacagggacaGCCACACCATCTCAGGATTGTCAAGGTCCTCAGTGGAAGCTGCAGCGGCGGCAGCCATTTATGGCTCCATATCTGACGTTATCTCTCTTGACTAG